A genomic segment from Nicotiana tabacum cultivar K326 chromosome 7, ASM71507v2, whole genome shotgun sequence encodes:
- the LOC107776984 gene encoding uncharacterized protein At1g01500-like, which yields METLHENGNGVAENGHSLMRHSPYQSGFKLSLQWLDLRVFYIRISKCELDDLTAEYLTVNYVPLKRDTLLEVNGARTGIYSDGVSTILRRDRFDKKSEEVTFVSTDSISMTGSVKYEVFDRDVLVLSGSLDLCDSNGFLSESENHGQSWNINCEMDVFAGSSLQKGNQHTATDLASPVIEVYIAGCFSGKPIILTRALQLGHRRKQLRPGMLESIPEYEATESQYHASTSHAMQVTDHAKPKQEYDEYNNLYSRMEYIEGEDEELSWFNAGVRVGVGIGLSICVGIGIGAGLLARTYQGTTRNFRRRLL from the exons ATGGAGACCTTGCACGAGAATGGGAATGGAGTTGCTGAGAATGGCCACAGCCTTATGAGGCACTCTCCTTATCAGTCTGGATTTAAGCTATCTTTACAGTGGCTAGATTTGAGAGTTTTTTACATTAGAATTAGCAAATGTGAGCTTGATGATTTGACCGCGGAGTACCTCACAGTGAACTATGTTCCGCTGAAACGCGACACCCTTTTGGAAGTGAATGGTGCGCGGACTGGAATTTATTCGGATGGTGTATCCACCATACTTAGAAGAGATAGGTTTGATAAGAAATCCGAGGAGGTTACTTTTGTTAGTACTGATAGTATAAGTATGACAGGAAGTGTGAAATATGAGGTTTTCGATAGGGATGTTCTCGTGTTGTCTGGTTCATTAGACTTATGCGATAGCAATGGATTTTTAAGTGAATCTGAAAATCATGGACAATCTTGGAACATCAATTGTGAAATGGATGTCTTTGCTGGCTCTAGCTTGCAAAAAGGAAACCAACACACGGCCACGGATTTGGCTTCTCCTGTAATTGAAGTTTATATAGCTGGTTGTTTCTCAGGGAAACCAATTATACTAACAAGGGCTCTGCAACTCGGCCATCGGAGGAAGCAACTAAGGCCGGGAATGTTGGAATCAATACCTGAATATGAGGCAACTGAAAGCCAGTACCATGCTTCCACTTCACACGCAATGCAG GTTACAGATCATGCGAAACCCAAACAGGAGTATGATGAATATAACAACCTTTACTCTAGGATGGAATATATAGAAGGTGAAGATGAGGAACTATCCTGGTTCAATGCTGGTGTAAGAGTAGGTGTTGGAATTGGCCTCAGTATCTGTGTTGGAATCGGTATAGGAGCGGGACTACTTGCTCGTACTTATCAAGGAACCACCAGAAACTTCAGAAGGCGTCTACTTTGA
- the LOC107776985 gene encoding NADH dehydrogenase [ubiquinone] iron-sulfur protein 8, mitochondrial (The RefSeq protein has 6 substitutions, 1 non-frameshifting indel and aligns at 99% coverage compared to this genomic sequence), whose translation MAAILARKSLSALRSRQLVLAGQAWQQGANTSNGTLLGTRTFATNDSFSTDKDDEEREQLAKELSKDWNSVFEQQINTLFLTEMVRGLMLTLKYFFEKKVTINYPFEKGPLSPRFRGEQPLRRYPTGEERCIACKLCEAICPAQAITIEAEAREDGSRRTTRYDIDMTKCIYCGFCQEACPVDAIVEGPNFEFATETHEELLYDKEKLLENGDRWETEIAENLRSESLYR comes from the exons ATGGCCGCCATATTAGCTCGGAAATCTCTCTCTGCTCTTCGCTCTCGTCAGCTT GTTTTGGCAGGACAAGCATGGCAAGGGGCTAATACATCTAATGGAACTCTGCTTGGTACTCGAACATTTGCTACCAAGCATTCGTTTTCAACTGACAAAG ATGATGAAGAACGAGAACAGCTAGCAAAGGAGCTATCTAAAGATTGGAATTCAG TCTTTGAGCGAAGCATAAATACACTATTTTTGACTGAAATGGTTCGAGGTCTGATGCTGACGCTCAAGTACTTCTTTGAAAAGAAAGTGACT ATTAACTATCCATTTGAGAAGGGCCCTTTAAGCCCTCGTTTTCGTGGAGAACACGCCCTTCGGCGTTATCCTACTGGAGAGGAAAGATGCATTGCATGTAAACTTTGTGAAGCT ATTTGCCCTGCTCAAGCTATTACTATCGAGGCTGAAGCGCGAGAAGACGGGAGTCGTCGAACAACTAG GTATGATATTGATATGACGAAGTGCATCTACTGTGGATTCTGCCAAGAAGCCTGCCCTGTTGATGCCATTGTTGAGGGGCCCAACTTTGAATTTGCAACTGAAACTCATGAG GAACTCCTTTACGACAAGGAGAAGCTTCTTGAGAATGGAGATCGATGGGAAACTGAGATTGCAGAGAATTTGAGATCTGAAAGCCTCTACCGTTGA